A section of the Pseudanabaena sp. ABRG5-3 genome encodes:
- a CDS encoding CHASE2 domain-containing protein, whose amino-acid sequence MTTGMLLGLRLMGIFQPLELSTYDLFFQWRPIEPIDERIVIVAINEADIQKFGYPIDDETLTKALNLIKQQQPRVIGLDIYRDLPVPKIAGAKYQELVKVFKSTPNLIGIRKVIANREGGGVDASPILEQLNQVAANDFPPDNDGKIRRVLLSLKDPQGKTITSLSAALAIKYLKKENISIEVLDPKIPKYKLGKAIFTPMEENDGGYVRQQLGGYQILSNFRNFQDGFRSVSLTQILRGDIPQDIFLDRLVLIGITAESNTDYFITPYNSTTLGNSFPVTSGVTLHANITSQLIANALDDRPVLRVWSKPVESLWIALWVSVGTLLCWRLCYTRPKKQSKFTFRIPWTVLAIAGLGFSLFITSYILFLLGWWIPVVPSLFALFGSAIAITGYTTLSAGESRRRAILSVIPDLMFNVSGDGIYLGQINSDSTVELLYPDFENIGKHLNQILPPEFSDRHLFYIHRALSTGEIQIYEQRICVNGKCQDEEVRIVISGFNEVLFMIRNISDRKRVELAIHKKNAELAKTLEELKATQKQLVESEKYAALGSMVAGIAHEVNTPVGNSLMAASILDNATTKFNESFNRGELKKSSLQAYLERAKSSSEILLDNLQRAVELIQNFKQVAVDQSSLDQRSFAVKDYIEKILISLAPQIKYTPHKVIVCGDEAIVMRSYPGALSQIVTNLVMNSLTHAYQDLDKSGQLQFDLIQQDDKVSIIYSDDGKGISAESLPKIFEPFFTTARDIGGSGLGLHIIYNLVTQNLKGTISCKSEVGIGTKFIITLPLNLDP is encoded by the coding sequence ATGACAACAGGAATGTTACTGGGACTACGCTTGATGGGGATATTTCAACCTTTAGAGCTATCTACATATGACCTGTTCTTTCAGTGGCGACCAATAGAACCCATAGATGAACGCATTGTAATTGTTGCGATCAACGAAGCAGATATTCAAAAATTTGGATATCCCATTGATGATGAGACCCTGACTAAGGCTCTTAATTTAATCAAGCAACAACAACCTAGAGTTATTGGATTAGATATCTACCGTGATTTACCAGTACCTAAAATAGCGGGAGCTAAATATCAAGAACTAGTCAAGGTATTCAAATCGACTCCAAATCTCATCGGCATTCGTAAAGTAATTGCCAACCGAGAAGGGGGTGGGGTGGACGCATCGCCGATTTTGGAACAACTTAATCAGGTTGCTGCCAATGACTTCCCCCCCGATAATGACGGAAAGATTCGTCGGGTGTTGTTGTCGCTTAAAGATCCACAAGGTAAAACAATCACTAGTTTGAGCGCTGCCCTAGCTATTAAATATCTCAAGAAAGAAAACATTAGTATCGAAGTTCTAGATCCTAAAATACCGAAATATAAGTTAGGGAAAGCCATATTTACACCTATGGAAGAAAATGACGGTGGTTATGTACGTCAACAGCTAGGAGGCTACCAAATATTATCGAATTTTCGCAATTTTCAAGATGGATTTCGGTCAGTCTCATTAACGCAAATATTAAGGGGTGATATTCCTCAGGATATCTTTCTCGATCGCCTTGTGCTGATCGGTATTACCGCCGAAAGTAATACCGATTACTTTATTACTCCCTACAACAGCACGACTTTAGGAAATTCTTTTCCTGTTACTAGTGGTGTGACCCTGCACGCTAACATCACTAGCCAATTAATTGCCAATGCCCTTGATGACCGACCAGTTTTACGGGTGTGGTCGAAACCTGTAGAGTCCCTATGGATTGCTCTCTGGGTAAGCGTCGGTACTCTATTGTGCTGGCGGCTTTGCTATACGAGACCAAAAAAACAATCAAAATTTACTTTCCGTATACCTTGGACGGTTCTAGCGATCGCAGGCTTAGGTTTTAGTCTATTCATCACCAGTTATATTTTGTTTTTGCTAGGTTGGTGGATTCCCGTTGTCCCCTCATTATTTGCTCTATTTGGTTCAGCGATCGCCATCACAGGATATACAACTCTCAGTGCTGGTGAGTCTCGCAGACGAGCCATTCTTTCGGTGATTCCTGATTTGATGTTCAATGTCAGTGGTGATGGCATTTATCTAGGGCAGATCAACTCCGATAGTACGGTCGAGTTGCTGTATCCCGATTTTGAAAATATTGGTAAGCATCTGAATCAAATCCTCCCGCCCGAATTTAGCGATCGCCATCTTTTTTATATCCATCGCGCCTTAAGTACTGGCGAGATTCAGATCTATGAGCAACGTATCTGCGTTAATGGTAAGTGCCAAGATGAGGAAGTTCGCATCGTCATTAGTGGCTTCAATGAAGTGCTATTTATGATCCGCAATATTAGCGATCGTAAAAGAGTCGAGCTAGCAATTCACAAAAAAAATGCCGAATTAGCTAAAACTTTAGAGGAGTTAAAAGCCACTCAAAAGCAACTTGTTGAATCAGAAAAATATGCTGCCCTTGGTAGCATGGTTGCTGGGATTGCCCATGAAGTGAATACCCCTGTGGGCAATAGCTTAATGGCAGCTTCCATTCTGGATAATGCAACAACCAAATTTAATGAATCCTTCAATCGTGGCGAACTTAAAAAATCTAGTCTGCAAGCATATTTAGAAAGAGCGAAAAGTAGTAGTGAAATTTTATTAGATAACTTACAACGCGCCGTTGAACTCATTCAAAACTTTAAGCAAGTCGCCGTTGATCAATCAAGCTTAGATCAGCGTAGCTTTGCCGTAAAAGATTATATCGAAAAGATTTTGATTAGCTTAGCTCCACAAATCAAATATACTCCCCACAAAGTAATTGTTTGTGGCGATGAGGCGATCGTGATGCGAAGTTATCCGGGAGCCTTGTCACAGATCGTTACAAATTTAGTGATGAATTCTCTAACTCATGCCTATCAGGATTTAGATAAAAGCGGTCAGTTGCAGTTTGACCTGATCCAGCAAGATGATAAAGTTAGCATTATTTACTCTGATGATGGCAAAGGTATTTCTGCCGAAAGTTTACCTAAGATTTTTGAACCTTTTTTTACAACAGCGAGAGATATAGGTGGGAGTGGCTTAGGACTGCATATTATCTATAACCTTGTGACCCAAAACCTGAAAGGAACAATTAGCTGCAAAAGTGAAGTTGGGATAGGTACAAAATTTATCATTACCTTACCTCTCAACTTAGACCCATAG